The Actinocatenispora sera genome has a window encoding:
- a CDS encoding class I SAM-dependent methyltransferase has product MTDDGQRGYARKLAAEAVAAGDDTGWFERLYAAAESGTAVVPWADLEPNPLLVDWSAAHSGHEGRALVVGCGLGDDAEHLAALGYDTVAFDVAPSAVRAARERFAGSPVRYRVADLLDPPADLLGTFDLVFEAYTVQTLQGAARRRATARFAELLRPGGRLLVIARARDDDDPVGRMPWPLTRTEIEAFAVDGLRPALIEDLADTSEDPPVRRWRAEFVRR; this is encoded by the coding sequence ATGACCGACGATGGGCAGCGCGGGTACGCGCGGAAGCTGGCGGCCGAGGCGGTCGCGGCCGGCGACGACACCGGCTGGTTCGAGCGGCTGTACGCGGCGGCCGAGTCCGGCACCGCGGTCGTGCCGTGGGCCGACCTGGAACCCAACCCGCTGCTGGTCGACTGGTCCGCGGCACACTCCGGGCACGAGGGCCGGGCGCTGGTGGTGGGCTGCGGCCTCGGCGACGACGCCGAACATCTCGCCGCCCTCGGGTACGACACGGTCGCGTTCGACGTGGCACCGAGCGCCGTGCGGGCGGCCCGGGAACGGTTCGCCGGCTCGCCGGTGCGCTACCGGGTGGCGGACCTGCTCGACCCGCCGGCCGACCTGCTCGGCACGTTCGACCTGGTCTTCGAGGCGTACACGGTGCAGACCCTGCAGGGCGCGGCCCGCCGCCGGGCCACCGCCCGGTTCGCCGAGCTGCTGCGGCCCGGCGGCCGGCTGCTGGTGATCGCGCGGGCCCGGGACGACGACGATCCGGTCGGCCGGATGCCGTGGCCGCTGACCCGTACCGAGATCGAGGCGTTCGCGGTCGACGGCCTGCGACCGGCGCTGATCGAGGATCTCGCGGACACCAGCGAGGACCCGCCGGTCCGCCGCTGGCGCGCCGAGTTCGTCCGGCGCTGA
- a CDS encoding histidine phosphatase family protein — MSRRIVLVRHGQSTANVDHSLTCAIPGVPLSPLGERQVVRLAADWPAEYAPDTVWSSPMARAMRTAEPIAARYRLPVRVHPAGHEALIGTLHGSTDPADAALVATTFARWRDDPTPRLPGGEDGTDLVRRLRTVLLDVLADLPAGGTAVLVGHGTLFAVAVPRLAAGLSRHVPELPNAGRAVLEAPDTGTAGLSAARSEAPAADDTMDSERPLRVLCWAGDRRDEREGRA; from the coding sequence GTGAGCCGGCGGATCGTGCTGGTGCGGCACGGGCAGAGCACCGCGAACGTGGACCACTCGCTGACCTGCGCGATCCCCGGCGTACCGCTGTCGCCGCTGGGCGAACGGCAGGTGGTCCGGCTGGCCGCGGACTGGCCGGCGGAGTACGCACCGGACACGGTGTGGTCGTCGCCGATGGCGCGGGCGATGCGGACCGCCGAGCCGATCGCCGCGCGGTACCGGCTGCCGGTGCGGGTGCATCCGGCCGGCCACGAGGCGCTGATCGGGACGTTGCACGGCAGTACCGACCCGGCCGACGCGGCGCTGGTGGCGACGACGTTCGCGCGCTGGCGGGACGATCCGACGCCGCGGCTGCCCGGCGGGGAGGACGGCACCGACCTGGTCCGCCGGCTGCGTACGGTGCTTCTCGACGTGCTCGCGGACCTGCCGGCCGGCGGCACCGCGGTACTGGTCGGGCACGGCACGCTGTTCGCGGTCGCCGTGCCCCGGCTCGCGGCCGGGCTGTCCCGGCACGTACCGGAGCTGCCGAACGCCGGGCGCGCGGTCCTGGAAGCGCCGGACACCGGTACCGCCGGGCTGAGCGCGGCACGTTCCGAAGCGCCGGCAGCCGACGACACGATGGACTCCGAACGGCCGCTGCGGGTGCTGTGCTGGGCGGGCGACCGGCGAGACGAGCGAGAGGGACGGGCATGA
- the pheA gene encoding prephenate dehydratase — protein MSTRYSYLGPEGTFSEEALRTLPETADATLLPARTVPEALDAVRGGDADAALVPLENSVGGSVPVTVDDLVAGGPLQIRREVVLPIRFVFATRDGRGLDAVRTVAAHPQASAQCRRWLRDTVPAATVTDVLSNATAAILCAQGEYDGALSTPLAARRHGLTVLAEGVADHADAMTRFVLLERPAPAPEPTGNDVTTIAVFIAHDRVGALLAVLTELAVRGVNLSRIESRPTGEALGRYCFLLDCTGHVADARMGEALAGLRRICRDVRFFGSYPRAGAEPPVPPPPGMSDADFTEARSWLARIRAGHPTPPESR, from the coding sequence ATGTCGACGCGGTACAGCTACCTCGGGCCGGAGGGGACCTTCAGCGAGGAGGCGCTGCGGACCCTACCGGAAACCGCCGACGCCACCCTGCTGCCGGCGCGCACCGTGCCGGAGGCGCTCGACGCGGTACGCGGCGGTGACGCCGACGCGGCCCTGGTACCGCTGGAGAACTCGGTCGGCGGGTCGGTGCCGGTGACCGTCGACGACCTGGTCGCCGGCGGCCCGCTGCAGATCCGGCGCGAGGTGGTGCTGCCGATCCGGTTCGTGTTCGCCACCCGCGACGGCCGCGGCCTGGACGCCGTGCGTACCGTCGCGGCGCATCCGCAGGCCTCGGCCCAGTGCCGACGCTGGCTGCGCGACACCGTACCGGCCGCAACCGTCACCGACGTGCTGTCCAACGCCACCGCGGCGATCCTGTGCGCCCAGGGCGAGTACGACGGGGCGCTGTCCACGCCGCTGGCCGCGCGGCGGCACGGGCTCACCGTGCTCGCCGAGGGGGTGGCCGACCACGCCGACGCGATGACGCGGTTCGTGCTGCTGGAGCGGCCCGCGCCGGCACCCGAACCGACCGGCAACGACGTCACCACGATCGCCGTGTTCATCGCGCACGACCGGGTCGGTGCGCTGCTCGCGGTGCTCACCGAGCTGGCGGTGCGCGGGGTCAACCTGAGCCGGATCGAGTCCCGGCCGACCGGCGAGGCACTCGGCCGGTACTGCTTCCTGCTCGACTGCACCGGCCACGTCGCCGACGCGCGGATGGGCGAGGCGCTGGCCGGGCTGCGCCGGATCTGCCGGGACGTGCGCTTCTTCGGCTCGTACCCGCGGGCCGGCGCCGAGCCGCCGGTCCCGCCGCCGCCCGGCATGTCCGACGCCGACTTCACCGAGGCGCGGTCCTGGCTGGCCCGGATCCGCGCCGGCCACCCCACCCCGCCGGAGTCGCGTTGA
- a CDS encoding IclR family transcriptional regulator produces MRRFVVRTDGSQAPSDLIQSVSRALRILETVGRSQRGLTVKQIARRCELGLSTTYHLVRTLTYEGYLIRCNDGTYLPGLEVADRFRELSAAVRPPTDTAVGLRRAAGATGFSHYLARFVDGKVAITGVAEGPRSPHLEDLIVGFDDAAHATAIGKALLATLDVTHRRRYLSVVGMRPYTRSTVVDRQQLEHDLAGLRRRGTFVERGQYRDNVACAATVISTGSAESPHMVLGCTMSLEEFQRNEPTVLNQLATVSRSIAAAVANNPTPPPLPL; encoded by the coding sequence ATGCGGAGGTTTGTTGTGCGCACTGACGGCTCACAGGCACCCTCGGACCTGATCCAAAGTGTGTCCCGTGCACTGCGGATTCTGGAGACCGTAGGGCGTTCCCAGCGTGGACTCACGGTCAAGCAGATCGCGCGACGGTGCGAACTCGGCCTGTCCACCACCTACCACCTCGTGCGCACCCTGACGTACGAGGGCTACCTGATCCGGTGCAACGACGGCACCTACCTCCCCGGGTTGGAGGTGGCGGACAGGTTTCGGGAATTGAGCGCGGCCGTCCGGCCGCCGACCGACACCGCGGTCGGGTTGCGCCGGGCCGCCGGGGCCACCGGGTTCAGCCACTACCTGGCCCGGTTCGTCGACGGCAAGGTGGCCATCACCGGCGTCGCCGAGGGCCCGCGGTCGCCGCACCTGGAGGACCTGATCGTCGGGTTCGACGACGCGGCGCACGCCACCGCGATCGGCAAGGCGCTGCTCGCCACCCTGGACGTGACCCATCGACGGCGCTACCTGTCGGTGGTCGGCATGCGGCCGTACACCCGGTCCACCGTGGTCGACCGGCAGCAGCTGGAGCACGACCTCGCCGGGCTGCGTCGGCGCGGCACCTTCGTCGAGCGCGGGCAGTACCGCGACAACGTGGCCTGCGCGGCCACCGTGATCAGCACCGGGTCGGCCGAGTCGCCGCACATGGTGCTGGGCTGCACGATGTCGCTGGAGGAGTTCCAGCGCAACGAGCCGACGGTGTTGAACCAACTCGCCACCGTCTCGCGCAGCATCGCCGCCGCCGTGGCCAACAACCCGACCCCGCCGCCGCTGCCGCTCTGA
- a CDS encoding S53 family peptidase, which yields MRTKPLAGAAVAVGGALALAFSAAPANAQTATTDGSNVTHSCARPTKAGEMACLALVRTDVKQPRSIGRHADPSGLGPADLQSAYNLAADGGEGQTVAIVDAYDDPNAEADLNAYRAQYGLGEADFQKVNQDGDASPLPTADSGWATEISLDLDMVSAVAPKAKILLVEANSASMDDLGASVNTAVELGATAVSNSYGGGEDASEQQADDQYFNHPGVAITVSSGDSGYGTEYPAASQYVTAVGGTSLTKDSSDRGWSESAWDGAGSGESQYISKPSWETDATGTSNRAIADVSAVADPNTGLAVYDTYEQDGWMVVGGTSASSPIIAGVYADAGSPGDNPASDPWSNSDSLNDVTTGSNGSCDIQQLCNAGDGWDGPTGLGTPNGTDAFKG from the coding sequence ATGCGAACCAAGCCCCTCGCCGGTGCCGCCGTCGCTGTTGGCGGCGCACTGGCTCTGGCGTTCAGCGCCGCACCGGCCAACGCGCAGACCGCGACGACCGACGGCTCGAACGTCACGCACAGCTGTGCCCGGCCCACGAAGGCGGGTGAGATGGCCTGCCTGGCGCTGGTGCGTACCGACGTCAAGCAGCCCCGGTCGATCGGCCGGCACGCCGACCCGTCCGGGCTCGGCCCGGCCGACCTGCAGTCCGCGTACAACCTTGCCGCCGACGGCGGCGAGGGCCAGACCGTGGCCATCGTCGACGCGTACGACGACCCGAACGCCGAGGCCGACCTGAACGCGTACCGGGCCCAGTACGGCCTGGGTGAAGCGGACTTCCAGAAGGTCAACCAGGACGGTGACGCCAGCCCGCTGCCCACGGCGGACTCCGGCTGGGCCACCGAGATCTCGCTCGACCTGGACATGGTGTCCGCGGTCGCGCCGAAGGCCAAGATCCTGCTGGTCGAGGCGAACAGCGCGAGCATGGACGACCTCGGCGCCTCGGTGAACACCGCCGTGGAGCTGGGCGCCACCGCGGTGTCCAACAGCTACGGCGGCGGCGAGGACGCGAGCGAGCAGCAGGCCGACGACCAGTACTTCAACCACCCGGGTGTGGCGATCACCGTCTCCTCCGGCGACTCCGGCTACGGCACCGAGTACCCGGCGGCGTCGCAGTACGTCACCGCGGTCGGCGGTACCTCGCTGACCAAGGACTCGTCCGACCGTGGCTGGTCGGAGAGCGCCTGGGACGGCGCCGGCTCCGGTGAGTCGCAGTACATCAGCAAGCCGTCCTGGGAGACGGACGCGACCGGGACCAGCAACCGCGCCATCGCGGACGTGTCCGCGGTCGCCGACCCCAACACCGGCCTCGCCGTGTACGACACGTACGAGCAGGACGGGTGGATGGTCGTCGGTGGCACCAGCGCCTCGTCGCCGATCATCGCCGGCGTGTACGCCGACGCCGGCTCGCCCGGGGACAACCCGGCGAGCGACCCGTGGTCGAACAGCGACAGCCTGAACGACGTCACCACCGGCAGCAACGGCAGCTGCGACATCCAGCAGCTGTGCAACGCCGGCGACGGCTGGGACGGCCCGACCGGCCTGGGCACCCCGAACGGCACCGACGCGTTCAAGGGCTGA
- a CDS encoding LysR family transcriptional regulator: MAELELRHLRLVCAIAEEPSLTRAAARLGVSQPSLSATLQRIERRLGGQLFERERTGMRVTELGAYLVSSARVVLADMESLLAGADARTRAPAGALRIGACPGAIGPNLARGITEILPTDDVTLEVAGIGQLAQDLESRRLDFAVLDECAGVPLPTSDRLDTRLLVAEPVFVALSEGHPLAERPTVELADLAPEDWAIAPMRDGNDQVVLSRACAVAGFRPRIRHEVNEPATCRELVAAGGAVALAQPTSRDGSGIAVRPLAGDPIILERWLVWHPAGPHAQHAADVYRCAARAYLSQLDRNPDYRRWWDRHPEAHRQLSAAIGEPVVRVGA; this comes from the coding sequence ATGGCTGAGCTGGAATTACGGCACCTGCGTCTGGTCTGCGCCATCGCCGAGGAGCCCAGCCTGACCCGGGCGGCGGCCCGGCTCGGCGTCTCGCAACCGTCCCTGTCCGCCACCCTGCAGCGCATCGAGCGCCGGCTCGGCGGCCAGCTGTTCGAGCGCGAACGCACCGGCATGCGCGTCACCGAACTCGGGGCGTACCTGGTCTCCTCGGCCCGGGTGGTGCTCGCCGACATGGAGAGCCTGCTCGCGGGCGCCGACGCGCGCACCCGGGCACCGGCCGGCGCGCTGCGCATCGGCGCCTGCCCCGGCGCGATCGGGCCCAACCTGGCCCGCGGCATCACCGAGATCCTGCCCACCGACGATGTCACGCTGGAGGTCGCCGGGATCGGCCAGCTGGCACAGGATCTGGAGTCGCGCCGGCTCGACTTCGCCGTACTGGACGAGTGCGCCGGGGTGCCGCTGCCCACCAGCGACCGGCTGGACACCCGGTTGCTCGTCGCCGAACCGGTCTTCGTCGCCCTCTCCGAGGGCCACCCGCTGGCCGAACGACCGACCGTCGAACTCGCCGATCTGGCGCCGGAAGACTGGGCGATCGCCCCGATGCGGGACGGCAACGACCAGGTCGTGCTGTCCCGCGCGTGCGCGGTCGCCGGGTTCAGGCCGCGGATCCGGCACGAGGTGAACGAGCCCGCCACCTGCCGGGAACTGGTCGCCGCCGGCGGCGCCGTCGCGCTGGCCCAGCCGACCTCGCGGGACGGGTCCGGCATCGCCGTCCGGCCGCTCGCCGGCGACCCGATCATCCTGGAACGCTGGCTGGTCTGGCATCCGGCCGGCCCGCACGCCCAGCACGCCGCCGACGTGTACCGGTGCGCCGCCCGGGCGTACCTGTCCCAGCTGGACCGCAACCCCGACTACCGGCGCTGGTGGGACCGGCATCCGGAGGCACACCGCCAGCTGTCCGCCGCCATCGGCGAACCAGTCGTGCGGGTCGGCGCCTGA
- a CDS encoding methyltransferase domain-containing protein — MTSWDPDQYLRFADERARPFGDLLDRVPVRDPADVVDLGCGPGTMTATLARRYPAARVLGIDSSAEMIAAAHPLGTERLRFRREDIAQWQPEPVDLIVSNAALQWVPRHTELFGRWVAAVRPGGALAFQVPAGGGGAVRQTIRAVVERPAWRDRLAAVAERPGPRTASPVRHPESYLDELARMGCTVDAWETTYYHVLHGEDPVLEWFRGTGLRPYLDALADDPAARAAFEHEVAVALRDAFPPQDYGTVLPFPRIFVVAQRPS; from the coding sequence ATGACGAGCTGGGATCCCGACCAGTACCTGCGGTTCGCCGACGAGCGCGCCCGCCCGTTCGGTGACCTGCTCGACCGGGTACCGGTGCGCGACCCGGCCGACGTCGTCGACCTGGGCTGCGGCCCCGGCACCATGACCGCGACGCTGGCCCGGCGGTACCCGGCCGCGCGCGTGCTGGGCATCGACTCGTCCGCGGAGATGATCGCCGCGGCGCACCCGCTGGGTACCGAGCGGCTCCGGTTCCGGCGCGAGGACATCGCGCAGTGGCAGCCGGAACCGGTCGACCTGATCGTCAGCAACGCGGCTCTGCAGTGGGTTCCGCGGCACACCGAACTGTTCGGCCGCTGGGTCGCCGCGGTACGGCCGGGCGGCGCGCTCGCGTTCCAGGTACCGGCCGGCGGCGGTGGCGCGGTGCGGCAGACGATCCGCGCCGTGGTGGAGCGCCCGGCGTGGCGGGACCGGCTCGCGGCGGTGGCCGAACGGCCCGGGCCGCGCACGGCGAGCCCGGTGCGCCACCCCGAGTCGTACCTGGACGAGCTGGCCCGGATGGGCTGCACCGTGGACGCCTGGGAAACCACGTACTACCACGTGCTGCACGGCGAGGATCCGGTGCTGGAGTGGTTCCGCGGCACCGGGCTGCGGCCGTACCTCGACGCGTTGGCCGACGATCCGGCGGCGCGGGCGGCGTTCGAGCACGAGGTCGCGGTGGCGCTGCGGGACGCGTTCCCGCCGCAGGACTACGGCACCGTGCTGCCCTTTCCGCGCATCTTCGTCGTCGCCCAACGCCCGTCCTGA
- a CDS encoding DUF2326 domain-containing protein, translated as MQDIIPARRGRASVVGYTPLGEQWARDRAAAAGSTEPDTGRRGIGRSRFAAALDFALGGSGSVRAAPARQQLAESSTTVRFTGAGETVTATRSGASPGELSVHSSGTDAPPWELPVADWQQWLGQTLFGLTGADDEPSYRSLMAYYLRDADHGGLSDPIRHHAKQPAVESLPPLAHLFGLDPALVEAAKTLQASRRHLRSSQRGDTDLPNGQRLSDATASRDLANLTAELATLELERAEAAADASWRSTRAVAGGLATDPVAATAALDAKLAALRARRAAVARYADAHAELQRQALELRESVRSDLRGRHDRLTAASNLFTRYAYEMFGPSRPAALTVAARDHGYAFYPVLGGEPGAGVGAMTLFCFDLAMAVTAHRAGTGPDFLLHDRALYADLPVADAAAALDLAARVCAVEDLQYVVVLDQPKLAEVGRYDPALSYHECTVVTDG; from the coding sequence GTGCAGGACATCATCCCGGCTCGCCGCGGCCGGGCCAGCGTCGTCGGGTACACCCCGCTCGGCGAACAGTGGGCCCGCGACCGCGCCGCGGCCGCCGGCTCGACCGAGCCGGACACCGGCCGGCGCGGCATCGGCCGCAGCCGGTTCGCCGCCGCGCTCGACTTCGCCCTCGGCGGCAGCGGCAGCGTGCGCGCCGCCCCGGCCCGGCAGCAGCTCGCCGAGTCGTCCACCACGGTGCGGTTCACCGGCGCCGGCGAGACGGTGACGGCGACCCGCTCCGGCGCCAGCCCCGGCGAGCTGTCGGTGCACTCCAGCGGTACCGACGCCCCGCCCTGGGAGTTGCCGGTGGCGGACTGGCAGCAGTGGCTCGGCCAGACGCTGTTCGGGCTGACCGGCGCCGACGACGAACCGTCGTACCGGTCGCTGATGGCGTACTACCTGCGCGACGCCGACCACGGCGGGCTCAGCGACCCGATCCGGCACCACGCGAAGCAGCCGGCGGTCGAGTCGCTGCCGCCGCTGGCGCACCTGTTCGGGCTGGACCCGGCGCTGGTCGAGGCGGCCAAGACGTTGCAGGCCTCGCGCCGGCACCTGCGTTCCAGCCAGCGCGGCGACACCGACCTGCCCAACGGGCAGCGGCTCTCCGACGCGACCGCGAGCCGTGACCTCGCCAACCTGACCGCCGAGCTCGCCACCCTGGAACTGGAACGGGCCGAGGCCGCCGCCGACGCGAGCTGGCGGTCGACCCGCGCCGTCGCCGGCGGGCTGGCCACCGATCCGGTCGCCGCCACCGCCGCGCTGGACGCGAAGCTCGCCGCGCTGCGGGCCCGCCGGGCCGCGGTCGCCCGGTACGCGGACGCGCACGCCGAGCTGCAGCGGCAGGCGCTGGAACTGCGCGAGAGCGTCCGGTCCGACCTGCGCGGCCGGCACGACCGGCTGACCGCAGCGAGCAACCTGTTCACCCGGTACGCGTACGAGATGTTCGGGCCGTCCCGGCCGGCCGCGCTCACCGTCGCGGCGCGCGACCATGGGTACGCGTTCTATCCGGTGCTCGGCGGCGAGCCGGGTGCCGGGGTCGGCGCGATGACGCTGTTCTGCTTCGACCTGGCGATGGCGGTCACCGCGCACCGGGCCGGTACCGGCCCCGACTTCCTGCTGCACGACCGCGCGCTGTACGCGGACCTGCCGGTCGCCGACGCGGCCGCGGCGCTGGATCTCGCCGCCCGGGTCTGCGCGGTCGAGGACCTGCAGTACGTCGTGGTGTTGGACCAGCCGAAACTCGCCGAAGTCGGCCGCTACGACCCGGCCCTGTCGTACCACGAGTGCACCGTGGTGACCGACGGCTGA
- the larB gene encoding nickel pincer cofactor biosynthesis protein LarB translates to MDRDEARRLLAAVANGATGVDEAMRRLESGVLGDGGGYADLGFARIDTHRALRTGDPEVVYAAGKTTEQVAAIVKHLTSANPNRPILVTRADEAARAAVRAACPDGHLLEDATGRCVALGPLPEIPRGRVAVVCAGTSDLPVAAEATFTARVFGAAVEQITDVGVAGIHRILAARPALDRADAVVVVAGMDGALPSVVGGLTGVPIVAVPTSVGYGAAFGGLAALLTMLNSCAPGIAVVNIDNGFGAGLYGARIARQSGSGTDSGTLGTVTELPR, encoded by the coding sequence GTGGATCGGGACGAGGCACGGCGCCTGCTCGCCGCGGTGGCGAACGGGGCCACCGGAGTGGACGAGGCGATGCGACGCCTGGAAAGCGGTGTGTTGGGCGACGGCGGCGGCTACGCCGACCTGGGATTCGCCCGGATCGACACGCATCGAGCGCTGCGCACCGGCGACCCCGAGGTGGTGTATGCGGCGGGCAAGACGACCGAGCAGGTCGCGGCCATCGTCAAGCACCTCACCTCGGCCAACCCGAACCGGCCGATCCTGGTCACCCGGGCCGACGAGGCGGCCCGCGCCGCGGTACGGGCGGCCTGCCCGGACGGGCACCTGCTGGAGGACGCCACCGGCCGGTGCGTCGCCCTCGGCCCGCTGCCGGAGATCCCGCGCGGCCGCGTCGCCGTGGTCTGCGCCGGTACCTCCGACCTGCCGGTCGCCGCGGAGGCCACGTTCACCGCGCGGGTGTTCGGCGCCGCGGTCGAGCAGATCACCGATGTCGGCGTCGCCGGCATCCACCGCATCCTGGCCGCCCGGCCGGCGCTGGACCGGGCCGACGCGGTCGTCGTGGTGGCCGGCATGGACGGCGCACTGCCCTCCGTGGTCGGCGGCCTGACCGGCGTGCCGATCGTCGCGGTGCCGACCTCGGTCGGCTACGGTGCCGCGTTCGGCGGGCTCGCCGCGCTGCTCACCATGCTCAACTCGTGCGCCCCGGGCATCGCCGTGGTCAACATCGACAACGGCTTCGGCGCCGGTCTGTACGGCGCGCGCATCGCCCGGCAGAGCGGCTCGGGCACCGACTCCGGCACCCTCGGTACGGTCACGGAACTGCCCCGATGA